From Streptomyces sp. HUAS MG91, the proteins below share one genomic window:
- the aspT gene encoding aspartate-alanine antiporter: protein MIDFLNRNIFQPHPELLVFITVAIGFLFGKIRYKAIALGAVTGCLVAGLLLGAQFKVTIDGTVKNLFFTMFLFALGYKVGPQFFRGLKKDGLPQVVNAIVVCVTGLLVCWGFAALLGYGPGLSAGLLGGALTQSAVIGVAQDAIGNLPGLSSAQVKDESNLVAIGYAVTYPLGTILCAMLLANVLPKLYRKDLAAESAALAKELDAPDDNPDLNEGYYEVVLRAYTIQRPDVVGRTIDDFEQQQQQLGHRIYITRVRRDGQILDHDQQTVLREGDVVALSALRGSLVDYDARTHIGGETDDVELLGYQTETLHVVASEKAQLGKTVADLRKEPFMVGVYIDKIYRSGADFPYRLSSKIERGDTLILTGPKRLVDPAGAAIGKPVPTSFATDMIWVGLGIFLGGCIGIPALTAGGVPISLSTSGGALIMGLIFGWIRGKYPTYGNVPPGAQWFMDTLGLCLFVAVVGINAGPSFTSGLSTAGWGLLIFGAVATVIPLIVGFLVGHYIQKIRFPILMGVLAGGQTTTAAIGAINESSRSQVPTLGYTIPYAVGNVLLTIWGAVIVLLHH from the coding sequence GTGATCGACTTCCTCAACCGGAACATCTTCCAGCCCCACCCCGAACTGCTGGTCTTCATCACCGTCGCGATCGGCTTCCTCTTCGGGAAGATCCGCTACAAGGCGATCGCGCTCGGCGCCGTCACCGGCTGTCTGGTGGCGGGGCTGCTCCTCGGCGCCCAGTTCAAGGTGACGATCGACGGGACCGTGAAGAACCTGTTCTTCACGATGTTCCTGTTCGCCCTCGGCTACAAGGTCGGCCCGCAGTTCTTCCGCGGCCTGAAGAAGGACGGCCTGCCGCAGGTCGTCAACGCGATCGTCGTCTGCGTCACCGGCCTGCTGGTCTGCTGGGGCTTCGCGGCCCTGCTCGGCTACGGTCCCGGGCTCAGCGCCGGTCTGCTCGGCGGGGCCCTCACCCAGTCCGCGGTGATCGGTGTCGCGCAGGACGCCATCGGCAACCTGCCGGGCCTGTCCTCGGCCCAGGTCAAGGACGAGAGCAACCTCGTCGCCATCGGGTACGCGGTGACGTACCCGCTCGGCACGATCCTGTGCGCGATGCTGCTCGCCAACGTCCTGCCGAAGCTGTACCGCAAGGACCTGGCGGCCGAGTCGGCGGCGCTGGCCAAGGAGCTGGACGCGCCGGACGACAACCCGGACCTCAACGAGGGCTACTACGAGGTCGTGCTGCGGGCCTACACGATCCAGCGCCCGGACGTCGTCGGCCGCACCATCGACGACTTCGAGCAGCAGCAACAGCAGCTCGGCCACCGCATCTACATCACGCGGGTGCGCCGCGACGGGCAGATCCTCGACCACGACCAGCAGACGGTGCTGCGCGAGGGCGATGTCGTGGCGCTGAGCGCGCTGCGCGGCTCGCTCGTCGACTACGACGCCCGTACGCACATCGGCGGCGAGACCGACGACGTCGAACTGCTCGGCTACCAGACCGAGACGCTGCACGTCGTCGCCTCGGAGAAGGCCCAGCTCGGCAAGACGGTCGCCGATCTGCGCAAGGAGCCGTTCATGGTCGGCGTCTACATCGACAAGATCTACCGCTCCGGCGCCGACTTCCCGTACCGCCTCTCCTCGAAGATCGAGCGCGGCGACACCCTGATCCTGACCGGGCCCAAGCGGCTGGTCGACCCGGCGGGCGCGGCGATCGGCAAGCCGGTCCCGACGTCGTTCGCGACCGACATGATCTGGGTCGGCCTCGGCATCTTCCTCGGCGGCTGCATCGGCATCCCGGCGCTGACCGCGGGCGGCGTGCCGATCTCGCTGTCCACCTCGGGCGGCGCGCTGATCATGGGCCTGATCTTCGGCTGGATCCGCGGCAAGTACCCGACGTACGGCAACGTGCCGCCCGGCGCCCAGTGGTTCATGGACACGCTCGGCCTGTGCCTGTTCGTCGCGGTCGTCGGCATCAACGCGGGCCCGAGCTTCACCTCCGGCCTGTCGACGGCGGGCTGGGGGCTGCTGATCTTCGGCGCGGTGGCGACCGTGATCCCGCTGATCGTCGGCTTCCTGGTCGGCCACTACATCCAGAAGATCCGCTTCCCGATCCTGATGGGCGTCCTCGCGGGCGGCCAGACCACTACGGCGGCCATCGGCGCGATCAACGAGTCGTCCAGATCCCAGGTGCCGACGCTCGGCTACACGATCCCGTACGCCGTCGGGAACGTGCTGCTGACCATCTGGGGCGCCGTGATCGTCCTCCTCCACCACTGA
- a CDS encoding bifunctional aspartate transaminase/aspartate 4-decarboxylase, with the protein MPKTNLTREQIKSYAQLSPFELKNIFIDLAKEAQADQPGQKDKSSVQMLNAGRGNPNWTATGPREAFYALGYFSLEESRRVWTADNLGGMPEEKGSYERFDTFVRRHPDLPGIEMLAQCVQLGIQRFGFDKDAFVHELTDSSIGDNYPVPDRILHHTQEIVRGYIADEMFAKKPPAGDISYFATEGGTAAMCYIFDSLMKNGILHKGDKIALMVPVFTPYIEIPELDTYEFDVTYVQANMFAEAGVREWRYPTEEVAKLEDPEIKLVCLVNPSNPPSLALSQRVANQIKDIVSTKNPNLLIVTDDVYGTFVEGFRSIAADLPRNTLLVYSYSKHYGCTGWRLGVIGLHDDNVIDELIAGLPAAEKERLNKRYGSLTLEPEKIRFIDRLVADSRQVALNHTAGLSLPQQVMLGLFSLFDMLEEGQAYKEKIRGIVQQRLELLLEGARMKVAEDPRRAGYYIELDLMAQAELEHGEEFAAFLKKEFEPVDPLFRLAQQTGVVLLNGGGFEGPEWSVRVSLANLDDLDYLKIGHHLRAIFDGYAAEWRAAQG; encoded by the coding sequence ATGCCGAAGACGAACCTGACCCGCGAGCAGATCAAGAGCTACGCCCAGCTCTCCCCCTTCGAGCTGAAGAACATCTTCATCGACCTGGCCAAGGAGGCGCAGGCCGACCAGCCCGGCCAGAAGGACAAGTCGAGCGTCCAGATGCTCAACGCGGGCCGCGGCAACCCGAACTGGACCGCGACCGGCCCCCGTGAGGCGTTCTACGCGCTCGGCTACTTCTCCCTGGAGGAGTCGCGCCGGGTGTGGACGGCCGACAACCTCGGCGGCATGCCGGAGGAGAAGGGCTCCTACGAGCGCTTCGACACGTTCGTGCGCCGCCACCCGGACCTGCCCGGCATCGAGATGCTCGCCCAGTGCGTGCAGCTGGGCATCCAGCGGTTCGGGTTCGACAAGGACGCCTTCGTGCACGAGCTGACCGACAGCTCGATCGGCGACAACTACCCGGTGCCGGACCGGATCCTGCACCACACGCAGGAGATCGTGCGCGGCTACATCGCCGACGAGATGTTCGCGAAGAAGCCGCCGGCCGGTGACATCTCGTACTTCGCGACCGAGGGCGGCACCGCCGCCATGTGCTACATCTTCGACTCGCTCATGAAGAACGGGATCCTGCACAAGGGCGACAAGATCGCCCTGATGGTGCCGGTCTTCACGCCGTACATCGAGATCCCCGAGCTGGACACGTACGAGTTCGACGTCACGTACGTCCAGGCCAACATGTTCGCCGAGGCGGGCGTGCGCGAGTGGCGCTACCCGACCGAGGAGGTCGCCAAGCTGGAGGACCCGGAGATCAAGCTGGTCTGCCTGGTCAACCCCTCCAACCCGCCCTCCCTCGCCCTGTCGCAGCGCGTCGCGAACCAGATCAAGGACATCGTCTCGACGAAGAACCCGAACCTGCTGATCGTCACCGACGACGTGTACGGCACGTTCGTGGAGGGCTTCCGCTCCATCGCCGCGGACCTGCCGCGCAACACGCTGCTCGTGTACTCGTACTCGAAGCACTACGGCTGCACCGGCTGGCGGCTCGGTGTCATCGGGCTGCACGACGACAACGTGATCGACGAGCTGATCGCGGGGCTCCCGGCGGCGGAGAAGGAGCGCCTGAACAAGCGGTACGGATCGCTCACCCTGGAGCCCGAGAAGATCAGGTTCATCGACCGGCTGGTCGCCGACTCCCGTCAGGTGGCGCTCAACCACACGGCGGGCCTCTCGCTCCCCCAGCAGGTCATGCTCGGCCTCTTCTCGCTCTTCGACATGCTGGAGGAGGGCCAGGCGTACAAGGAGAAGATCCGCGGGATCGTCCAGCAGCGCCTCGAACTCCTCCTGGAGGGCGCCCGGATGAAGGTCGCCGAGGACCCGCGCCGCGCCGGGTACTACATCGAGCTGGACCTGATGGCGCAGGCCGAGCTGGAGCACGGCGAGGAGTTCGCGGCCTTCCTGAAGAAGGAGTTCGAGCCCGTCGACCCGCTGTTCCGCCTCGCCCAGCAGACGGGCGTGGTGCTCCTGAACGGCGGCGGGTTCGAGGGCCCGGAGTGGTCGGTGCGCGTCTCGCTCGCCAACCTCGACGACCTGGACTACCTGAAGATCGGCCACCACCTGCGGGCGATCTTCGACGGCTACGCGGCGGAGTGGCGGGCCGCGCAGGGCTGA
- a CDS encoding cellulose binding domain-containing protein → MSSTHRRRISGRNKAIGAVVTAAVVGGGAFFLTSTASAASVGAAFTKTSSWSGGYTGQYVITNDTDAARSGWTLEFDLPKGAKLGSLWNAESKTDGQHVTVTPASWDKAGIAPGKSVTVGFVVAGDAAPTGCKIDDTACSVDEGATPEPSGRPTGSATPSPTASASASQSAEPTKTATSSASPSQSSGSGSGSGSAASGAAFAPYVDTSLYPKFDLVAASKATGVKEYNLAFITSGGTCAPKWGGVTDLGSDEVAAQIGDLRSAGGDVRVSFGGASGTELAQACSSASDLAAAYQKVIDQFKLTKVDFDVEGGALPDTAANTERAKAIATLQKNNTDLNVSFTLPVMPEGLTSDGVNFLKNAKDNGVKTDLVNIMAMDYGASYSGDMGTYAEQAATATQAQIKTALGLSDAAAWKAVAITPMIGVNDVSSEVFKVDDATQLVSFAKAKGLGGLSMWSATRDKQCDGGASNSAQPTCSSIEQSANAFQKAFAAFK, encoded by the coding sequence ATGAGCAGCACGCACCGGCGCAGGATCAGCGGCAGGAACAAGGCCATCGGCGCGGTGGTCACCGCGGCCGTGGTGGGCGGCGGCGCGTTCTTCCTCACCTCCACCGCGTCGGCGGCCTCGGTCGGTGCCGCGTTCACCAAGACCAGCAGCTGGTCGGGCGGTTACACCGGCCAGTACGTCATCACCAACGACACGGACGCGGCCCGGTCCGGCTGGACCCTGGAGTTCGACCTGCCCAAGGGCGCGAAGCTCGGCTCGCTGTGGAACGCCGAGTCGAAGACCGACGGGCAGCACGTCACCGTCACCCCCGCCTCCTGGGACAAGGCGGGCATCGCGCCCGGCAAGTCCGTGACCGTCGGTTTCGTCGTCGCCGGTGACGCCGCCCCGACCGGCTGCAAGATCGACGACACCGCGTGTTCCGTCGACGAGGGCGCCACCCCGGAGCCGAGCGGCCGCCCGACCGGGTCGGCGACCCCGTCCCCGACCGCCTCCGCGTCGGCCTCGCAGAGCGCCGAGCCGACGAAGACGGCCACTTCCTCGGCGAGCCCCTCGCAGTCGTCCGGCTCCGGTTCGGGCTCCGGGTCCGCCGCGAGCGGCGCCGCCTTCGCCCCGTACGTCGACACCTCGCTCTACCCGAAGTTCGACCTGGTCGCCGCCTCCAAGGCCACCGGCGTCAAGGAGTACAACCTCGCCTTCATCACCTCCGGCGGCACCTGCGCCCCGAAGTGGGGCGGCGTCACCGACCTCGGCAGCGACGAAGTGGCCGCGCAGATAGGCGACCTGCGGTCCGCCGGCGGTGACGTCCGGGTCTCCTTCGGCGGCGCCTCGGGCACCGAGCTGGCGCAGGCCTGCTCCTCGGCGTCCGACCTGGCGGCGGCGTACCAGAAGGTCATCGACCAGTTCAAGCTCACCAAGGTCGACTTCGACGTCGAGGGCGGCGCGCTGCCGGACACGGCCGCGAACACCGAGCGGGCCAAGGCGATCGCGACGCTCCAGAAGAACAACACGGACCTGAACGTCTCCTTCACCCTGCCGGTGATGCCCGAGGGCCTGACCTCCGACGGCGTGAACTTCCTGAAGAACGCCAAGGACAACGGCGTGAAGACCGACCTCGTCAACATCATGGCGATGGACTACGGGGCGTCGTACAGCGGCGACATGGGCACCTACGCCGAGCAGGCCGCGACCGCCACGCAGGCGCAGATCAAGACCGCGCTGGGCCTGTCCGACGCGGCCGCCTGGAAGGCCGTCGCGATCACCCCGATGATCGGCGTCAACGACGTCTCGTCGGAGGTCTTCAAGGTCGACGACGCCACCCAGCTCGTCTCTTTCGCCAAGGCCAAGGGCCTGGGCGGCCTGTCGATGTGGTCGGCCACCCGCGACAAGCAGTGCGACGGGGGCGCCTCGAACTCGGCGCAGCCGACCTGCAGCTCGATCGAGCAGTCGGCGAACGCGTTCCAGAAGGCGTTCGCGGCCTTCAAGTAG
- a CDS encoding HAMP domain-containing sensor histidine kinase has product MRWALVKVCLAVTTMVVVAFAIPLGLVIKEMARDRAFSNAERTAAALGPTLSITTDRDQLARALATAQTGGEDRVSVYVPAGDGDPAIRLGAQRLAEDQLTGVQRATVHDVSGGSVWLQPIAVSPVKIAVVEVYVPEDEVTNGVTTAWVVLAGVGIALIIGSVAVADRLGVRMVQPAQRLVGAAHDLGEGKLGARVPEDGPTELRLAAVAFNSMADQVVQLLANERELAADLSHRLRTPLTVLRLNAASLGAGPAADQTRAAVEQLEREVDTIIRTARDAKPQTAAAGPGAGCDAAEVIRERMDFWSALAEDEGRKVRVAGVERPVRIPVARGELAAALDALLGNVFRHTPEGTAFAVDVHSGEDAVIVLVSDAGPGIVDPQAALARGSADGRVGSTGLGLDIVRRLAESTGGDVTIGSSVLGGTEVRIWVQLDRRAPAEGRRGRGHRGRERKGLVSTFNRSRSLP; this is encoded by the coding sequence ATGAGGTGGGCGCTGGTCAAGGTCTGTCTGGCCGTCACCACCATGGTCGTCGTCGCCTTCGCGATCCCGCTCGGGCTCGTCATCAAGGAGATGGCCCGCGACCGGGCGTTCTCGAACGCGGAGCGGACCGCCGCCGCCCTCGGCCCCACCCTGTCCATCACCACCGACCGCGACCAGCTCGCCCGCGCCCTCGCCACGGCGCAGACCGGCGGCGAGGACCGGGTCTCCGTCTACGTCCCCGCGGGCGACGGCGACCCCGCCATCCGGCTCGGCGCACAGCGGCTCGCCGAGGACCAGCTGACCGGGGTGCAGCGGGCGACCGTGCACGACGTGTCCGGCGGATCGGTGTGGCTCCAGCCGATCGCGGTCAGCCCCGTGAAGATCGCGGTCGTCGAGGTGTACGTGCCCGAGGACGAGGTCACCAACGGCGTCACCACCGCCTGGGTGGTCCTCGCGGGCGTCGGCATCGCCCTGATCATCGGGTCCGTGGCCGTCGCCGACCGGCTCGGCGTGCGCATGGTGCAGCCCGCCCAGCGGCTCGTCGGCGCCGCGCACGACCTGGGCGAGGGCAAGCTCGGCGCGCGGGTGCCCGAGGACGGGCCGACCGAACTGCGGCTCGCCGCCGTCGCGTTCAACTCCATGGCCGACCAGGTCGTGCAGCTCCTCGCCAACGAACGCGAGCTGGCCGCCGACCTCTCGCACCGCCTGCGCACCCCGCTCACCGTGCTCCGGCTCAATGCCGCCTCGCTCGGCGCCGGACCCGCCGCCGACCAGACCCGGGCCGCCGTCGAGCAGCTGGAGCGCGAGGTCGACACCATCATCCGCACCGCGCGCGACGCCAAGCCGCAGACCGCGGCGGCCGGGCCGGGCGCCGGCTGCGACGCCGCCGAGGTGATCCGGGAGCGGATGGACTTCTGGTCCGCGCTCGCCGAGGACGAGGGGCGCAAGGTGCGGGTCGCCGGTGTCGAGCGGCCGGTCCGCATCCCGGTGGCCCGCGGGGAGCTGGCCGCCGCGCTCGACGCCCTGCTCGGCAACGTCTTCCGGCACACCCCGGAGGGCACCGCCTTCGCCGTCGACGTGCACAGCGGCGAGGACGCCGTGATCGTGCTGGTCTCCGACGCCGGTCCCGGCATCGTCGACCCGCAGGCGGCGCTGGCCCGCGGCTCGGCCGACGGCCGGGTGGGCTCCACCGGGCTCGGCCTCGACATCGTGCGCCGCCTCGCCGAGTCGACCGGCGGCGACGTGACGATCGGCTCGTCCGTGCTGGGCGGCACCGAGGTGCGGATCTGGGTGCAGCTCGACCGCAGGGCGCCCGCCGAGGGCCGCCGGGGACGCGGACATCGCGGCCGGGAACGTAAAGGCTTGGTCTCGACCTTTAATCGCTCCCGATCCCTCCCTTAA
- a CDS encoding response regulator transcription factor: MASVLVVEDDQFVRSALIRHLTDAAHTVRSVGTALEALREVAHLRFDVVILDLGLPDLDGAEALKMLRGITDVPVIIATARDDETEIVRLLNDGADDYLTKPFSPEHLAARMAAVLRRARGSAGAEPPPRLIQVGGLSIDPLRRQAELDGTPLDLTRREFDLLAFLAGRPGVVVARKELLAEVWQQSYGDDQTIDVHLSWLRRKLGETAARPRYLHTLRGVGVKLEPPRPEPAP; the protein is encoded by the coding sequence ATGGCAAGTGTGCTCGTGGTCGAGGACGACCAGTTCGTGCGCTCCGCTCTCATCCGGCACCTGACCGACGCCGCACACACCGTGCGCAGCGTCGGCACGGCCCTGGAGGCGCTGCGCGAGGTCGCCCATCTCCGGTTCGACGTGGTGATCCTCGACCTCGGTCTGCCCGACCTGGACGGGGCCGAGGCGCTGAAGATGCTGCGCGGGATCACCGACGTACCCGTGATCATCGCGACCGCGCGGGACGACGAGACGGAGATCGTCCGGCTGCTCAACGACGGCGCCGACGACTACCTCACCAAGCCCTTCTCGCCCGAGCACCTCGCCGCCCGGATGGCCGCCGTGCTGCGCCGCGCCCGGGGCAGCGCGGGCGCCGAGCCGCCGCCGCGGCTGATCCAGGTCGGCGGGCTCTCCATCGACCCGCTGCGCCGCCAGGCCGAACTCGACGGGACACCGCTGGACCTGACCCGCCGCGAGTTCGACCTGCTCGCCTTCCTCGCCGGGCGCCCCGGTGTCGTCGTCGCGCGCAAGGAGCTCCTCGCCGAGGTGTGGCAGCAGAGCTACGGCGACGACCAGACCATCGACGTCCATCTGTCGTGGCTGCGCAGGAAGTTGGGCGAGACGGCGGCCCGGCCGCGCTATCTGCACACCCTGCGCGGGGTCGGCGTGAAGCTGGAGCCGCCGCGCCCGGAGCCCGCGCCATGA
- a CDS encoding fused MFS/spermidine synthase: MARSRGKQQARRSEGGGRGAREPVVADVEGGLAELTPDRDRPAGWTLYLDGAPQSHVDLDDPAHLSFEYQRRIGHVLDLAADPGRPVQAVHLGGGAFTLARYVAATRPRSTQQVVERDGPLVQLVRTALPLDPGARIRVRTADAREALAKLPDAWADVLVADVFSGARTPAHLTSTEFLTEVRRVLRPAGTYVANLADGPPLAHLRGQIATAAAVFPELALIADPTVLRGKRFGNAVLAASALPLPVAELTRRAAGDPHPGRVEHGRGLLDFTGGAVPVTDASAKASPAPPPSVFK; this comes from the coding sequence ATGGCGAGGTCACGCGGGAAGCAGCAGGCGCGCAGGAGCGAGGGCGGCGGCCGGGGCGCGCGCGAGCCCGTCGTGGCGGACGTCGAGGGAGGGCTCGCCGAGCTGACGCCCGACCGGGACCGGCCCGCGGGCTGGACCCTGTATCTGGACGGCGCCCCGCAGTCCCACGTCGACCTCGACGATCCCGCGCACCTGTCCTTCGAGTACCAGCGCCGCATCGGGCACGTGCTCGATCTCGCCGCGGACCCGGGCCGCCCGGTCCAGGCCGTGCACCTCGGCGGCGGTGCCTTCACCCTCGCCCGCTACGTCGCCGCGACCCGGCCGCGCTCCACCCAGCAGGTCGTCGAGCGCGACGGCCCGCTCGTCCAACTGGTGCGCACGGCACTGCCGTTGGATCCCGGCGCCCGCATCCGGGTGCGGACCGCCGACGCCCGCGAGGCGCTGGCCAAGCTGCCCGACGCCTGGGCCGACGTGCTGGTGGCGGACGTCTTCAGCGGCGCCCGCACCCCCGCCCACCTCACCAGTACGGAGTTCCTGACCGAGGTGCGGCGCGTGCTGCGGCCCGCCGGGACCTACGTGGCGAACCTCGCCGACGGACCGCCCCTCGCCCATCTGCGCGGCCAGATCGCGACCGCCGCCGCCGTCTTCCCCGAACTGGCCCTGATCGCCGACCCGACGGTGCTGCGCGGCAAGCGGTTCGGCAACGCGGTGCTGGCCGCCTCCGCGCTGCCGCTGCCGGTCGCCGAGCTGACCCGCCGGGCCGCCGGTGACCCGCATCCCGGGCGGGTGGAGCACGGGCGCGGGCTGCTCGACTTCACCGGGGGAGCGGTGCCGGTGACGGACGCCTCGGCGAAGGCCTCCCCGGCGCCGCCGCCGTCGGTCTTCAAATAG
- a CDS encoding tetratricopeptide repeat protein: MTSSPHLSDAPAPPPPRPNLAFRELRGQRSPGEFAAAVRRSAREIGERVSCDARYIGRVEAGEIRCPNYAYERVFLHMFPGRTLADLGFAPRSVVRGRGSRPMVPAQHSPLHDPQHHEESDVRRRAFMTGMTGSTATVAVAALAPFGTAPQQTPLDRHPARAGVGAVEEAIRRIRLLDDRHGGDGLYRRAAAPLRTAFELLDSGTASREVADRLQAGAGELAISVGWLAHDSGRFDDARSHYAEALATARVAGDEALEAHAFCNTAFLARDAGRPREAVRAAQAAARVAGRLGSPRLLSLLALREAGGWAGLGDQRSCERSLARAQALFARGGADADPEWMSFYGEAELEGLEAQCWSALGSWDRAARHARRAVALQDPHFTRNMALYTAELADDLARAGQPDEAAAAGGRALGLLRDVRSSRIEGMLATTARVLLPHRRASGVSAFLTSHAESRR, from the coding sequence ATGACGTCGTCTCCGCATCTCTCGGATGCCCCGGCGCCACCGCCCCCACGACCGAATCTCGCCTTCCGGGAGCTGCGCGGTCAGCGCTCGCCGGGCGAGTTCGCGGCCGCGGTACGGCGATCGGCGCGCGAGATCGGCGAGCGGGTCAGCTGCGACGCGCGCTACATCGGACGCGTGGAGGCCGGCGAGATCCGCTGCCCCAACTACGCGTACGAGCGGGTGTTCCTGCACATGTTCCCCGGCCGGACCCTCGCGGACCTGGGGTTCGCGCCCCGCTCCGTGGTACGGGGCCGGGGCTCGCGCCCCATGGTCCCGGCCCAGCACAGCCCCCTGCACGACCCCCAGCACCACGAGGAGAGCGACGTGCGACGTCGCGCGTTCATGACCGGCATGACCGGCTCGACGGCCACCGTGGCCGTCGCCGCCCTGGCGCCCTTCGGCACCGCCCCGCAGCAGACCCCCCTGGACCGGCACCCCGCCCGCGCGGGGGTCGGCGCCGTCGAGGAGGCGATCCGGCGGATCCGGCTGCTCGACGACCGGCACGGCGGCGACGGCCTGTACCGGCGCGCCGCGGCCCCGCTGCGCACCGCCTTCGAACTGCTCGACTCGGGGACGGCCTCGCGCGAGGTCGCCGACCGCTTGCAGGCCGGCGCGGGTGAACTGGCCATCTCCGTGGGGTGGCTGGCGCACGACTCGGGCCGCTTCGACGACGCCCGCTCGCACTACGCGGAGGCGCTGGCGACGGCGCGGGTGGCGGGGGACGAGGCGCTGGAGGCGCACGCGTTCTGCAACACGGCGTTCCTCGCGCGGGACGCGGGGCGGCCGCGCGAGGCGGTCCGGGCCGCGCAGGCCGCCGCGCGGGTGGCCGGGCGACTGGGTTCGCCGCGGCTGCTGTCGCTGCTCGCGCTGCGGGAGGCCGGGGGCTGGGCGGGCCTCGGTGACCAGCGGTCCTGCGAGCGGTCGCTGGCGCGGGCGCAGGCGCTGTTCGCGCGGGGCGGGGCCGATGCCGACCCGGAGTGGATGTCGTTCTACGGCGAGGCCGAGCTGGAGGGTCTGGAGGCGCAGTGCTGGTCGGCGCTGGGGTCCTGGGACCGCGCGGCCCGGCACGCGCGGCGGGCCGTCGCCCTTCAGGACCCGCACTTCACGCGGAACATGGCGCTGTACACCGCCGAGCTCGCGGACGATCTGGCCCGCGCGGGGCAGCCCGACGAGGCCGCCGCCGCGGGGGGCCGGGCGCTGGGGCTGCTCCGGGATGTCCGGTCGTCCCGTATCGAGGGGATGCTGGCGACGACGGCCCGCGTGCTGCTGCCGCATCGTCGGGCGTCGGGGGTCTCGGCGTTCTTGACGTCCCACGCGGAGTCGCGCCGCTGA
- a CDS encoding histidine phosphatase family protein codes for MAPRILLARHGQTEWSLSGRHTGRTDIPLLEEGRRGAKLLGERLHRAPFDGLDGVEVRTSPLVRASETCELAGFGERAASWDALMEWDYGAYEGLTPAEIQEMRPGWFIWRDGVPDGESIDEVTARADEVVSWARGADRDVLVFAHGHILRSIGARWLGLPLDFASRIRLNPTSLSVLGWAYGDPAIESWNETGHLS; via the coding sequence ATGGCACCGCGCATCCTGTTGGCCCGGCACGGACAGACGGAGTGGTCCCTGTCCGGACGGCACACCGGCAGGACGGACATTCCGCTCCTGGAAGAGGGCCGCCGCGGGGCGAAGCTGCTCGGCGAGCGGTTGCACCGGGCTCCGTTCGACGGGCTCGACGGGGTCGAGGTGCGGACGTCGCCGCTGGTGCGGGCGAGCGAGACGTGTGAGCTCGCCGGGTTCGGGGAGCGGGCCGCTTCCTGGGACGCGCTGATGGAGTGGGACTACGGGGCGTATGAGGGGCTCACGCCGGCGGAGATCCAGGAGATGCGGCCCGGGTGGTTCATCTGGCGCGACGGGGTCCCCGACGGGGAGTCGATCGACGAGGTGACGGCGCGGGCCGATGAGGTCGTCTCCTGGGCCCGGGGCGCCGACCGGGACGTTCTCGTCTTCGCCCACGGGCACATCCTGCGCTCGATCGGCGCCCGCTGGCTCGGTCTCCCCCTGGACTTCGCGTCCCGCATCCGCCTGAACCCGACCTCGCTCTCGGTCCTGGGCTGGGCCTACGGCGACCCGGCCATCGAATCCTGGAACGAAACGGGCCACCTGTCCTGA
- a CDS encoding phosphatase PAP2 family protein: MSQTDHAPRTEAIPGVRLRWWTELPLIVLVYSAYTAGRLLARGDVQTAVDHGVSILRAEKAVRLNLEHPLNRLFTREAWIGVPADFWYASLHYVVTPAVLIWLFRRRAHLYRTARTWLMTSTMIGLVGFTLLPTCPPRLLSASYGFVDTMAQYSSYGWWGGAASAPKGMGGMTNQYAAMPSLHVGWALWCGIMLWRHGGSRWTKAAGVAYPLITTIVVMGTANHYFFDALAGAAVMGVGLALTRPVQRLAALVKEWATDLVTGSRGAPVAAPSATRSSIVSEECQTSPGERIPRQRKAASRSQPRDTGDGAAAPAR; the protein is encoded by the coding sequence ATGTCGCAGACCGACCACGCACCACGCACGGAGGCGATACCGGGCGTACGGCTTCGCTGGTGGACCGAACTTCCCCTGATCGTCCTCGTCTACAGCGCGTACACCGCGGGCCGTCTGCTGGCCCGGGGCGATGTGCAGACCGCCGTGGACCACGGCGTGTCGATCCTCCGGGCCGAGAAAGCGGTCCGCCTCAATCTCGAACACCCGCTGAACCGTCTGTTCACGCGTGAGGCCTGGATCGGCGTCCCCGCCGACTTCTGGTACGCCTCGCTGCACTACGTGGTCACCCCGGCCGTGCTGATCTGGCTCTTCCGCCGCCGCGCGCACCTCTACCGCACGGCCCGCACCTGGCTGATGACCTCGACGATGATCGGTCTCGTCGGCTTCACGCTGCTGCCGACCTGCCCGCCCCGGCTGCTCTCGGCCTCGTACGGCTTCGTCGACACGATGGCCCAGTACAGCTCCTACGGCTGGTGGGGCGGCGCGGCCAGCGCGCCCAAGGGCATGGGCGGGATGACCAACCAGTACGCGGCCATGCCCAGCCTGCACGTCGGGTGGGCGCTGTGGTGCGGCATCATGCTGTGGCGCCACGGCGGCAGCCGCTGGACCAAGGCCGCGGGCGTGGCCTACCCGCTGATCACCACGATCGTCGTGATGGGCACCGCCAACCACTACTTCTTCGACGCGCTCGCCGGCGCCGCGGTGATGGGCGTCGGCCTGGCGCTCACCCGGCCCGTCCAGCGGCTCGCCGCGCTGGTCAAGGAGTGGGCCACCGATCTGGTGACCGGGTCGCGCGGCGCCCCGGTGGCCGCCCCTTCCGCCACACGCTCCTCGATTGTCAGTGAGGAATGCCAGACTTCCCCGGGTGAGCGAATTCCCCGACAGCGCAAGGCCGCAAGCCGATCGCAGCCCCGCGACACCGGCGACGGGGCTGCGGCACCGGCTCGCTGA